The DNA segment GATGCCAACATGACATCTTGAATTGCCCCTTGGATATAAGCTTCTGTAAAAGCTAATCAGTTGAAAGTCTGCACAGCAAGAACAGTTTTGATTGGAGCCTCTATTTAACCCCTGGATGCAAAAAAAGGTTTTAACTATCTCAAGGTGAAAAATATTAGGGAAAAACAGGGCACCTGCAAccataaattctgaaagagtcaCAGAATTTCCAGCAAGATCCAGATGGATAAGCCAACTTCCCCATATGTTCCTATCCACTGCTGAGTGCATGGCCCCTGCCCTTGTTCATCTAAATGTCCCTGGGTAGACCAGGGGACAGAGCAGCAGTCAGGACTGGGAGCAAATAGGAGGACAGTGGTTGGCTAAGTAGAACACACATGATGAAACCCAGCTGAGGGAGTTTCCTTTGAGCAGAAGAAAACTGTGGAGATGGCCTAAAGTGGCAAAATGGCTGTTCTCCCAGGACATCCCCAGAGGGTGAAGGTGGAAGATGAAGCAGCGGGGCTGCAGTGTGCCCAGTGGACAAAGACACTGGTTCACACAAGTTGACAAGTGCAGCTTTGCCCACTCTTTGACCAATAAATGTGGATTCCATAAATCTAACTATCCTGCCAAAGAAGGCTGAAACTGTCCCCTCACAAACAGAATGAAGAGCAAGTACCTAAATTTCTAACAGCTATAAaattggtgggcttccctggtggctcagtcggtaaagaatctgcctacaatataggagacccaaattcgatccctgggtacaaaagatcccctggagaagggaatggcaacacactcctgtattcttgcctgaagaatcccatggacagaggagtttggtgggctacagtccacggggtcacaaagagtcagacatggctgagttaataacacacacacacacacacacacacacaattagtaCACTGTAAAGGACAGAGATCTTAGACCTGGAAGACCTACCTCTGAATCTAGGCTGTGAGATCTTCCTCATCTGATATTAACTGCAATTTCCCATTTGCAAAGAGCTGTGATTTGGATTGGTAtctctgccacacacacacacacacacacacacacacacatggtgtgATATGGGCAAACAGCTTCCTTCACATCTTTTcatgaagcattttttaaaaataaaatctgctttcagtttttactATATTTACTGTCATTTCCATGCAATTCTGTACTTACATCATCGTATCTGTATTTGTTTTGTCTCTTGAGCTAGTCTAGGAGGCCCTTGAGACAAATGTCCATGTTTTAGTGATTTTAGCTGCAAGACAGCTGGAAGTAGGACCTCAGTCTtgtcttctttaaagaaagaattcagcaaaGAGACCCAGATTGCGAAGCAGATAACGTGCTTATTATGTGGAAGAGCAGACAGGTGAACTTGGAGTGAGTTGTGTCCAATAGGAGTGCTTAGCTTGCTTATACAGGGGCAGtcttctgggttgtctctggccagtcatcttgcttgtGCCTGTatcttgtctgactctgggtTCTTCCTAGAGGGTGTGCCCATCTAAACCAAAGTCGATTTCAGCATAAAGGTTTCTACGGGGCTGGCAGGACATATTATGGGTTGGTGCCCCCTTCTCTCCTTTGTCCCTTCCCAGACTGAAGACCTTCTCTGCATGTGTGGGCTGGGAAATCCCTTTGACTACAAAAATTAGGAAGCTGTTTTTGGTTTGTCCTCCACCCAATCAGGACCTGATGCTTCTGCTAGTATCTTACCTTGAAGTTTCAACAGGAGACTGGTTGTAGCTGCTTAGCCTGGGGCCCTCCTATCTCCTACCTTCTCAGGACACCCAATTCTGCATGATGCTGAGTGTGCCTGTTTCGGGAACATACAGAATAGGTAAGGAAATGCTTGTTGAGTAAGGAAAAGACCTTCACTTTTTTTCATGTGTAACTGCCCAGTAGTGACCTGAAATGTCTGGTAACTACCCCTCTGGACTCTGGGACAGCACATCTTGGGGTGTCCATGCACATTGCTGAGAAAGCATAAATTTAATCCTGCCATGTACATGTGGACCATGTGACAAGGCTTTCTTCAGTTCACCAGAGTATCTTTTTAATTAGTTGCAGTTTGTAGGTTGTAAATCATAACAAGATGATGTAAGTTTGTTACAACACAGTAATTTAAATGTAGACACAACTATGACATGTGAATTACAAAACATATGATTCCTTTACAGCACTGCAATTTTTCAGAGGCTGGGAGCCCACCTGGTGGGACtgcctggctgctgctgccaagAGCCATGACCATAACAGCTGGCAGGGAGAGGTGGGAAGAAGGGTCCTCAGACCTTTGCTCTTCACAGCTGAGCTCTCCTACAAGGTGCGGCAGGCCATGCCAGCTGCTAGGACTCTGCTGTGCTCACCCATCTTCAGGGAAGGAAGAGTAGGTAAATCTGATGGAGAGCCACCCTGAGGCTCAGCGTTGACTGGGTAATAACATGGTACTTTGCACTGCACTCAGTAGTGGGATCCAGAATGCAATGAGACAGTTCCTTGAAGATTCGGAGTCATATAATGTTTCAGGGTCAGTTGAGAGATTAGGTGGATGTTTGTCCATGACTCAGACACACATgggcactctctctctctcacacatacatacacaaagacACACTCTTTCTAAtctcacacacacaagcacactcacaaacacacaaacTCTCTTTCttatacactcacacacaaacacattctctctctcacacacacaagcacacatgctgactttcacacacagacacacacacatgcggtCTCactcatatatgtatacatacacacaaacaatcAGTCATCACAGGAGGAGATAATTAGTACCTCTGACCCTACGGTTGGAAAGGGGAGATGCCAAGAGCTCCAGGAACAGCAGGATTGATTTGGGCCTAGTGAAGATGGCTTTGTTAAGACACAGCAGACAGAAAATTCTGCCTTGAAGATGGGCATTAACTGGTGGTCTATGGATGTCAACACTTTGTATGTTTCCTACATGAAAAGCACCACTGACCCTTtactgttttgttgtttagttgctaactcatgtctgactctttggtgaccccatggaatgtagcccaccagactccctctgtccatgggattttccaggcaaggatactgaaatggattgccatttccttttctatcaaTTGTTCCTTGCAGATTGACTTTGTGGGGAATGCCTTCCCTGAGACAGAGGTTCCATGGCAAGAATCTCCATGTCAATTACTTTCTGACACTGCCTTGTCATCATCACTTTTTGGCTGAATTGGTGGCATGGTCTGGTTACTCAGGGTGTAATGTCACCCTATAGCTGGTTCCAGCTTTCTTTGGCTCTGACACTTGGAAAGCCCTTTTTCTCCTGGTTTCCTCCAGTCCACTGAGTATTTGGCCCTGCAATGAACATGACCTCAGGACCCTCAGGAGTCTGCCTTTCTGAAAGGAGAAGAGTGTAAGAAGAGAAACAATTGTAGGTCCAACAGGTCTGCAGATAATCTcaatttctcatttttcagaaGAAGAGGAATATCTAATGGAGCAAGCATCAGTAGGGAagggtgaaaggttgttgttgaatcacacgaagacaccgggattcttggcccccggaggagaagaattcaatccggggccagagacgaggcttaattgctcagagcttttgtgtaataaagttttataaaagtataaaggagagagagaaagcttctgacataggcatcagaagggggcagaaagactacccgcttgctagtgttaacaatgaagttatataatccaaagaatgtctggaggttgtaaaggcctcatcagacctactcccataatgtacattttaagataacactgtcttcaggcaggatacatccttgtaaagaccaggtctactcccataatttacattttaagataacagaaggtttaatccagagattgtccttaggcaggatacattattgttatataaccctaaggaatgtggagaaagaaaaaaaagtttgtcctttcttcctccttgagaattccagacccctctctccttgggaacccctagactccttatcaacctgcctaggaactgactctctcattccccccttttcttttaggagaattatattgcctagggaaaaggggcttcgttttcattccataactgcttccgagctgacGAGGGGctttgtccctaaattggtgaggcaacatattctcctaatcctcatattgaggatatctgatccaggggccccaaatagtagctggaggaagctgcaatagtagcaggagtttgagcaatcaTTTGTCGGCTATTTTACTCCcatccctgctgtgccctttgcagtgcataacagctacttctttaggacaatatatagcagttaaaagACTCTCgatctctctgaaatgcttaataggttctcctgttgctgttttaaactgtctctctttccatattgcagcatgagcatgtaaagtcaaataagcatactTAGAATCTGTGTAGATATTTACccactgccctttgcttaactctagagctcgggtcaggGCCACAAGCTCCACTAAGTGAgtactggttccctgggggagagattttgcttccaaaacctgttcagcagtcaccatggcgtaacctgctttacgctttccatcccgaacaaaagaactgccatctgtaaatatttccatgtcaggattgtctaatggggtatcctttagatcctcccgagctgcatagtttaaagttaggaattgagaacaatcgtgatcaggtgtttcgttttccttctcaggaaggaaagtggcaggatttaaatttccacaaactttaagcttagttactggtccttctaacaacaatgactgatacttaagaagcctactgcctgtcatccaaatattaaccttagaatttaatattccacttacatcatgagaagtcagtacagtaagatttcgtccattaattatttttaaagcttcaggtgctaataaagccgctgccccaattactcttaggtaATGGGGCCCCCCACGTGAAATTACATCTAATtttctgcttagataagcaataggttgctggtgaggcccttggggttgtgtcaaaactcccaatgccacaccttttctttcagtgacaaacaaattaaattctgaccctgtgggcaagctcagagctggagcttgcaggagagcagtctgaagaatcttaaaagccttttgagtttctggagaccaaaccagtttgtcggtttgggcctgctgagtttcagctataagtttatataaagaccaggcaagttccccgtaacccagaatccaaatgcaacagtaacctgtgattccccaaaatcctctcaattgtcttaaagtcataggtaggggatgctttagtataggtttaatcctctcagggcctatggccctagtcccttctgatatgattaggcccagatatctaaccaactgttgacaaagctgagccttttctcttgatgccttgtaaccacagcctgccagaaagtttaagaaatcttctgaggctcacgaacaagcttcctctatctcagcacagagcaaaatatcatctacatattgtaacaccaccgcttcagagctattaaagttttgcagatcccgtgacaaactttgtccaaataagtgaggactgtcacgaaatccctggggcaaaactgtccaggttaactgagaagctggctgcatagggtcttcaaaggcaaatagaaattgactttcttccgccaaaggcactgaatagaaggcatcctttaaatcaattactgagaaatatttggcctgttcaggaatttcagacaatagagtataaggattaggcaccacagggtgtaaaggaactacagcctcatttattattcgtaaatcttgaactagtctccatttaccattcgatttctttataccccaaataggagtgttgcaaggattgttacagggaattaatagtccctgctcctttaaattttcaatgatgggttttaacccttccttaactccaggtttcagtggatactgctttttatgtggaaatacgtgtgggtctttgagcttaacaactacaggaatagcattttgtgctcgacccacagattttccatcagcccatactctaggatttacattttgttcaactaaagggagagaaaggaagggctccatattcatgaaaacagaggcatggaccttgctcagtatatcccttcccaaaaggggtgagggagattctggcacaatcagaaactcgtgtgaaaacagcacagaatcccagttgcaagataaagaataactgaaataataccttttggctcgtccagacagtcccattatatAAGGAAGCGGatcaggaagaaagtgggccaggggcttcagtaagcacagaataagttgccccagtatctaaaaggaaatcgacagATTGcccccacacactcacacacacaattattaatacccggggttcctcaggtgtaattaggacaggagcttgtgtggggacccccgggcaccttcagtcctgattgtcttgagtcCGACCCtggagacctacgcctctgggggcagtctctcttccagtgtggtcctttgcagaccggacatggagccaggggcggcttagatgcctgagggcaatcccgcttgagatgcccctcctttccacagtaatagcaagcccatcccttttcacctgggcccctctgggcatttttctcaggctgtttaagaacgtttttcatagccatggcgaaggcttccaccttttcctttctttttttcccctctctttcttttcctcatattccctaccataatagactgtctgagccggttgtaacagagtatctaaagactgatatGGTCCATACACCcgttttaatagcttacggcggatatctggagccaactgagtgagaaatctatcctttaagatcacttttccctcttcacttttgggatcaatctcagtgaatctgcgaagagcttctctcagtctatctaggaatttaccaggagcttccttctcctcctgttctatgtctgccaatttgccatagtttaaaggcttagaacgtgcctgcctaagtccttcaagaatacatctaacaaaatgactctgatcccatcttcctttagctgtgttgtagtcccagtctggttctatagttgggactgcctgattcccagtggggagggctgccatctcattctccctcttccctactgattcattaccaagccattcatctccataaacaaccgcttttcccaaaactcgaatctttgactcgggagtcagtgtttgtcccaagatatacatcacatccttccaagtgagatcataaagcagagtaacacctttaaaagctctaatatatttttctgggtcctctaaatagtctccaagatcctccttgattctttgtatttcttgataagagaaaggcttattaactctcacagactgattatttctcccagtgggtgtttcataaagaggcaacagcttgtgtggctgttcctcagtctctctggctgctctgtgcatatgatcccagggatagattggagaaacctgttttttctcttctctttgtctcctgtcctccatctcatctcttacttcgatggtctgagtttctactgaaaccagagtagtcttaggtcgtactgagacaggagttgtttggacctccatgcgggcagtttgaatctcagtttggaTTTCCAGGTacaggggcaaagtaagaggacaggagggagctgacgGTTTCatgcccaaatctatacccttaggacataagtcagGCATATTTCGCAGAGataaaaagggcaacacatatcccttgttccttacagaaccggtctaattgtagaacagtattatacttaagagaccctccaactggccaccgtttgccatcctccaatggataccgtggccatgcagtatcacataggaagaccaggtgtgtcttctttaagccctggggatcaaatctatcccagtttttcaggatacagttcaaaggagtgaggctggaattgttagctcccatctgtaagagagaaaaaaagcgaccagcgCCATTTTTCTACCGGAGGCATCCCTCCCTGCTcaagatgggggtgtagacagacgttacaccaaaagcttttccttcctggttggacttagtctgtcccttacca comes from the Bubalus kerabau isolate K-KA32 ecotype Philippines breed swamp buffalo chromosome 1, PCC_UOA_SB_1v2, whole genome shotgun sequence genome and includes:
- the LOC129654515 gene encoding uncharacterized protein LOC129654515, with protein sequence MPDLCPKGIDLGMKPSAPSCPLTLPLYLEIQTEIQTARMEVQTTPVSVRPKTTLVSVETQTIEVRDEMEDRRQREEKKQVSPIYPWDHMHRAARETEEQPHKLLPLYETPTGRNNQSVRVNKPFSYQEIQRIKEDLGDYLEDPEKYIRAFKGVTLLYDLTWKDVMYILGQTLTPESKIRVLGKAVVYGDEWLGNESVGKRENEMAALPTGNQAVPTIEPDWDYNTAKGRWDQSHFVRCILEGLRQARSKPLNYGKLADIEQEEKEAPGKFLDRLREALRRFTEIDPKSEEGKVILKDRFLTQLAPDIRRKLLKRVKADS